From Trichoderma atroviride chromosome 1, complete sequence, one genomic window encodes:
- a CDS encoding uncharacterized protein (EggNog:ENOG41): protein MPRRVRKTPWSRTGCSTCKRRRKKCDGQKPKCQTCLRLGLECVQFDIFCPINVVTPTRDSRPTRAVTDGEDHEESSPSSSGSADDADVSSNAAESSPSSSSSVALIPASTASTTVWRHSELMLLDSSPPPSSSSSSSPPYGQQQIVFRTRGSASAMRHGPSMAGPVPSLSAFSYLSTNQYFFLQYYLERLSNVLVNANSDSNPLKSLILPRIASSNLLLDAICATASLHRSSASDADRSAYSNAATRYYVRVLSAVRDLIPQVTNSSSKLLKPGSSGGIMMISEEPSPGSSKGSRGSKNGDKTSKKNLDKNFNRNRNSKNKSKAAAGVEDVETAEMAILASIFLCKYEIIKDGVESWRLHLKGIESLCRSLSADQTASMANTLAYVRSFMSYHKNIARVTEYAPHSTEDEFEHEPFELGKLFPVDPYMGFSQSLIILLGRVSDLLVINTRDGPYELRREIETLLELLSRRSWDADRFAIPQGMGMSTIENSTTIAEAYYCAVIACIHAVLEVVAEREAAAAASPMIMTEEQFQFGSSQFQPSSQPFIDWASLHALLPMSKADALTECLAGIARVPLGAPEEAGLLPLLFIVAVETTRESQAQEALVRVEALGCHIGLGNVQCASDLLKQVWQRRATQPNFHDWRGLLAQLQWDLIIT, encoded by the exons ATGCCACGCAGAGTCAGGAAGACGCCGTGGAGTCGCACAGGGTGCAGCACCTGCAAGCGCCGGAGAAAGAAAT GTGACGGCCAGAAACCAAA ATGTCAGACTTGTCTTCGGCTGGGCCTGGAGTGCGTGCAGTTCGACATCTTCTGTCCCATCAACGTCGTCACGCCGACTCGCGATTCGCGGCCGACCAGAGCAGTGACCGACGGCGAGGACCATGAGGAGTCGAGCCCGTCCTCGTCGGGGTCGGCTGATGACGCGGATGTCTCCAGCAATGCGGCGGagtcgtcgccatcgtcatcttcgtctgtGGCGCTGATCCCGGCAtcgacagcatcaacaacggTATGGCGACACTCGGAGCTGATGCTGTTGGACTCGTCCCCGCcaccttcatcatcttcatcttcatcaccgccCTACGGCCAACAGCAGATCGTCTTCCGCACTCGCGGCAGCGCATCGGCCATGCGGCACGGGCCGTCCATGGCCGGGCCAGTGCCGTCGctgtctgccttttcctACCTGTCTACGAACCAATACTTTTTCCTGCAGTACTACCTGGAGCGGCTCAGCAACGTGCTGGTCAACGCCAACAGCGATTCCAACCCGCTCAAGTCGCTCATCTTGCCGCGCATCGCCTCGTCGAATCTGCTGCTGGACGCCATCTGCGCCACGGCGTCGTTGCACCGGTCCAGCGCATCTGATGCGGATCGATCGGCGTACTCGAATGCGGCGACGCGGTACTACGTCCGTGTGCTGTCTGCCGTGCGCGATTTGATCCCCCAGGTGACCAATTCGAGCTCAAAGTTGCTGAAACcgggcagcagcggcggtaTAATGATGATATCCGAAGAACCAAGtcctggcagcagcaaaggcagTAGAGGCAGCAAGAACGGCGACAAAACCAGTAAAAAGAACCTTGACAAGAACTTTAACAGGAACAGGAACAgcaagaacaagagcaaggcggcggcgggcgtCGAGGACGTTGAAACGGCTGAAATGGCCATCCTGGCGTCTATTTTCCTCTGCAAGTACGAGATTATCAAAGACGGCGTAGAAAGCTGgcgcctccatctcaaagGCATCGAATCGCTTTGCCGGTCACTGAGCGCCGACCAGACGGCTTCCATGGCCAACACGCTGGCCTATGTTCGCAGTTT CATGTCGTATCATAAAAACATTGCGCGCGTTACCGAATATGCGCCGCATTCGACAGAGGACGAGTTTGAGCACGAGCCGTTTGAACTTGGCAAGCTGTTCCCCGTAGATCCGTACATGGGATTCTCCCAGAGTCTCATCATTCTGCTGGGCCGGGTCAGCGATCTGTTGGTGATTAACACGAGAGACGGGCCATACGAGCTGCGGCGAGAAATAGAGACACT ATTAGAGTTGCTTTCCAGGAGAAGCTGGGACGCAGACCGCTTCGCCATTCCCCAAGGCATGGGCATGTCGACGATTGAAAACTCAACCACCATTGCCGAGGCGTATTATTGTGCCGTCATCGCCTGTATCCATGCCGTACTCGAAGTTGTAGCCGAGAGagaagccgcagccgccgcctctcCCATGATCATGACTGAGGAACAGTTTCAGTTTGGGTCTTCTCAATTCCAGCCTTCATCGCAGCCCTTTATCGACTGGGCATCACTGCACGCCCTTCTTCCAATGTCCAAAGCCGATGCTCTGACCGAATGCCTTGCCGGCATAGCGCGGGTCCCGCTTGGAGCCccggaagaagctggtcttttgccgctgctcttcatCGTGGCAGTCGAGACGACGCGAGAAAGTCAGGCACAGGAGGCTCTGGTGCGGGTCGAAGCTCTGGGGTGCCACATTGGATTGGGAAACGTGCAATGTGCGAGCGATTTGCTCAAGCAGGTGTGGCAGAGGCGGGCGACGCAGCCGAATTTTCATGATTGGCGAGGACTATTGGCGCAGCTGCAGTGGGATCTCATCATCACTTGA